The following proteins are encoded in a genomic region of Melopsittacus undulatus isolate bMelUnd1 chromosome 8, bMelUnd1.mat.Z, whole genome shotgun sequence:
- the C8H2orf80 gene encoding uncharacterized protein C2orf80 homolog translates to MERKHLKKEVEKLLGDYVGIRLQENEFDPRGQRQPTFLDDMVHYNLALSIALLWLRDLDVQTALTREKMNFAAHNRYAYPNRTEREAMILSSYAGILMNSIPVEEIFEIYSPSATHCQSSAKNHWIQPFKLSLHPFAMLTAPEAAQYACKQSTKFQTPAAYQKTSPGSRRAKKDSKQLDSVTKGKQQVGKAGLKNSHKPVKLFLQR, encoded by the exons ATGGAAAGAAAACACCTGAAGAAAGAGGTCGAAAAACTCCT gGGAGATTATGTTGGCATCAGACtacaagaaaatgaatttgATCCAAGAGGACAAAGGCAGCCCACATTTCTAGATGACATG GTCCATTACAACTTAGCCCTCAGCATTGCTTTGCTGTGGCTACGTGACTTGGATGTTCAAACTGCACTGACAAGAGAGAAAAT GAATTTTGCAGCTCACAACCGATACGCATATCCCAACAGAACTGAGAGAGAAGCCATGATATTATCTTCATATGCTGGAATATTAATG AACAGCATTCCTGTTGAAGAGATCTTTGAGATTTACAGTCCCTCAGCAACACACTGTCAAAGCTCTGCAAAG AACCACTGGATTCAGCCTTTCAAGCTCTCCCTGCATCCATTTGCCATGCTGACTGCCCCTGAAGCTGCACAGTATGCCTGCAAGCAAA GCACCAAGTTCCAGACACCAGCAGCATATCAAAAGACCAGCCCTGGTTCAAGGAGAGCTAAAAAGGACAGCAAGCAACTGGACTCAGTgaccaaaggaaaacaacaggTTGGCAAAGCAGGTCTGAAGAATTCACACAAGCCAGTGAAACTGTTTTTGCAACGCTAG